In Rattus norvegicus strain BN/NHsdMcwi chromosome 3, GRCr8, whole genome shotgun sequence, a genomic segment contains:
- the Abca2 gene encoding ATP-binding cassette sub-family A member 2 isoform X1 — translation MGFLHQLQLLLWKNVTLKRRSPWVLAFEIFIPLVLFFILLGLRQKKPTISVKEAFYTAAPLTSAGILPVMQSLCPDGQRDEFGFLQYANSTVTQLLERLNRVVEESNLFDPERPSLGSELEALHQRLEALSSGPGTWESHSARPAVSSFSLDSVARDKRELWRFLMQNLSLPNSTAQALLAARVDPSEVRRVDPSEVYRLLFGPLPDLDGKLGFLRKQEPWSHLGSNPLFQMEELLLAPALLEQLTCAPGSGELGRILTMPEGHQVDLQGYRDAVCSGQATARAQHFSDLATELRNQLDIAKIAQQLGFNVPNGSDPQPQAPSPQSLQALLGDLLDVQKVLQDVDVLSALALLLPQGACAGRAPAPQAGSPSGPANSTGVGANTGPNTTVEEGTQSPVTPASPDTLQGQCSAFVQLWAGLQPILCGNNRTIEPEALRRGNMSSLGFTSKEQRNLGLLVHLMTSNPKILYAPAGSEADHVILKANETFAFVGNVTHYAQVWLNISAEIRSFLEQGRLQQHLHWLQQYVADLRLHPEAMNLSLDELPPALRLDYFSLPNGTALLQQLDTIDNAACGWIQFMSKVSVDIFKGFPDEESIVNYTLNQAYQDNVTVFASVIFQTRKDGSLPPHVHYKIRQNSSFTEKTNEIRRAYWRPGPNTGGRFYFLYGFVWIQDMIERAIINTFVGHDVVEPGNYVQMFPYPCYTRDDFLFVIEHMMPLCMVISWVYSVAMTIQHIVAEKEHRLKEVMKTMGLNNAVHWVAWFITGFVQLSISVTALTAILKYGQVLMHSHVLIIWLFLAVYAVATIMFCFLVSVLYSKAKLASACGGIIYFLSYVPYMYVAIREEVAHDKITAFEKCIASLMSTTAFGLGSKYFALYEVAGVGIQWHTFSQSPVEGDDFNLLLAVTMLMVDTVVYGVLTWYIEAVHPGMYGLPRPWYFPLQKSYWLGSGRTETWEWSWPWAHAPRLSVMEEDQACAMESRHFEETRGMEEEPTHLPLVVCVDKLTKVYKNDKKLALNKLSLNLYENQVVSFLGHNGAGKTTTMSILTGLFPPTSGSATIYGHDIRTEMDEIRKNLGMCPQHNVLFDQLTVEEHLWFYSRLKSMAQEEIRKEMDKMIEDLELSNKRHSLVQTLSGGMKRKLSVAIAFVGGSRAIILDEPTAGVDPYARRAIWDLILKYKPGRTILLSTHHMDEADLLGDRIAIISHGKLKCCGSPLFLKGAYGDGYRLTLVKRPAEPGTSQEPGMASSPSGRPQLSNCSEMQVSQFIRKHVASSLLVSDTSTELSYILPSEAVKKGAFERLFQQLEHSLDALHLSSFGLMDTTLEEVFLKVSEEDQSLENSEADVKESRKDALPGAEGLTAVESQAGNLARCSELAQSQASLQSASSVGSARGDEGAGYTDGYGDYRPLFDNLQDPDSVSLQEAEMEALARVGQGSRKLEGWWLKMRQFHGLLVKRFHCARRNSKALCSQILLPAFFVCVAMTVALSVPEIGDLPPLVLSPSQYHNYTQPRGNFIPYANEERREYRLRLSPDASPQQLVSTFRLPSGVGATCVLKSPANGSLGPMLNLSSGESRLLAARFFDSMCLESFTQGLPLSNFVPPPPSPAPSDSPLSPDEDSLLAWNTSLPPTAGPETWTWAPSLPRLVHEPVRCTCSAQGTGFSCPSSVGGHPPQMRVVTGDILTDITGHNVSEYLLFTSDRFRLHRYGAITFGNIQKSIPAPIGTRTPLMVRKIAVRRVAQVLYNNKGYHSMPTYLNSLNNAILRANLPKSKGNPAAYGITVTNHPMNKTSASLSLDYLLQGTDVVIAIFIIVAMSFVPASFVVFLVAEKSTKAKHLQFVSGCNPVIYWLANYVWDMLNYLVPATCCIIILFVFDLPAYTSPTNFPAVLSLFLLYGWSITPIMYPASFWFEVPSSAYVFLIVINLFIGITATVATFLLQLFEHDKDLKVVNSYLKSCFLIFPNYNLGHGLMEMAYNEYINEYYAKIGQFDKMKSPFEWDIVTRGLVAMTVEGFVGFFLTIMCQYNFLRQPQRLPVSTKPVEDDVDVASERQRVLRGDADNDMVKIENLTKVYKSRKIGRILAVDRLCLGVRPGECFGLLGVNGAGKTSTFKMLTGDESTTGGEAFVNGHSVLKDLLQVQQSLGYCPQFDALFDELTAREHLQLYTRLRGIPWKDEAQVVRWALEKLELTKCADKPAGSYSGGNKRKLSTAIALIGYPAFIFLDEPTTGMDPKARRFLWNLILDLIKTGRSVVLTSHSMEECEAVCTRLAIMVNGRLRCLGSIQHLKNRFGDGYMITVRTKSSQNVKDVVRFFNRNFPEAMLKERHHTKVQYQLKSEHISLAQVFSKMEHVVGVLGIEDYSVSQTTLDNVFVNFAKKQSDNVEQQEAEPSTLPSPLGLLSLLRPRPAPTELRALVADEPEDLDTEDEGLISFEEERAQLSFNTDTLC, via the exons ATGGGCTTCCTGCaccagctgcagctgctgctcTGGAAGAACGTGACGCTGAAGCGCCGGAGCCCG TGGGTCCTGGCGTTTGAGATCTTCATCCCCCTTGTCCTCTTCTTCATCCTGTTGGGACTGCGGCAGAAGAAGCCCACCATCTCTGTGAAGGAAG CTTTCTACACGGCAGCACCGCTGACATCGGCCGGCATCCTGCCTGTCATGCAGTCGCTTTGCCCTGATGGCCAGCGTGATGAGTTTGGCTTCCTGCAGTATGCCAACTCCAC GGTCACCCAGCTTCTGGAACGCCTCAACCGTGTAGTGGAAGAGAGCAACTTGTTTGACCCAGAGCGACCTAGCCTGGGCTCAGAGCTTGAGGCACTGCACCAACGTCTGGAGGCCCTCAGCTCGGGCCCTGGCACCTGGGAGAGCCACTCAGCTAGACCTGCAG TTTCATCCTTCTCTCTGGACTCGGTGGCCAGGGACAAAAGAGAGCTTTGGCGTTTCCTGATGCAGAACCTGTCACTGCCCAACAGCACGGCCCAGGCCCTCCTGGCTGCCCGTGTAGACCCTTCTGAGGTGAGGCGTGTAGACCCTTCTGAG GTCTATCGCTTGCTTTTTGGTCCTTTACCTGACCTGGATGGAAAGTTGGGGTTCCTCAGGAAGCAGGAGCCCTGGAGTCACCTGGGTAGCAATCCTCTGTTCCAAATGGAG GAGCTGCTGCTGGCTCCTGCCCTTTTGGAGCAACTCACATGTGCTCCAGGCTCTGGGGAGCTGGGCCGGATTCTTACCATGCCTGAGGGTCATCAGGTAGACCTTCAGGGCTACCGGGATGCTGTCTGCAGCGGGCAGGCTACAGCTCGTGCCCAGCATTTCAGTGATCTAGCCACTGAGCTCCGGAACCAGCTGGACATAGCCAAGATTGCCCAGCAG CTGGGCTTCAATGTCCCCAACGGCTCAGATCCACAGCCGCAGGCACCGTCCCCACAGAGTCTGCAGGCACTCTTAGGGGACCTGCTGGATGTCCAGAAGGTTCTACAGGATGTGGATGTCCTATCAGCCCTTGCCCTGCTGCTGCCTCAAGGTGCCTGTGCTGGCCGGGCCCCCGCACCTCAAGCTGGCAGCCCGAGTGGCCCGGCCAACAGCACCGGGGTAGGGGCAAATACAGGTCCCAACACCACCGTTGAGGAGGGCACCCAGTCACCTGTCACCCCAGCCTCTCCGGACACTCTGCAAGGCCAGTGCTCAGCCTTTGTGCAGCTCTGGGCTGGCTTGCAGCCCATCTTGTGTGGCAACAACCG TACCATTGAGCCTGAAGCACTCCGGAGGGGCAACATGAGCTCACTGGGCTTTACGAGCAAAGAACAACGGAACCTGGGCCTTCTTGTGCACCTCATGACCAGCAACCCCAAAATCCTGTATGCACCCGCAGGCTCTGAAGCTGACCATGTTATCCTCAAG GCAAATGAGACCTTTGCCTTTGTGGGCAACGTGACGCACTACGCCCAGGTCTGGCTCAACATCTCCGCAGAGATCCGGAGCTTCCTGGAGCAGGGCAGGCTGCAGCAGCATCTGCACTGGCTGCAGCAG TACGTGGCTGACCTCCGGCTACACCCTGAAGCAATGAACCTGTCACTGGACGAGCTGCCCCCTGCTCTGCGCCTGGACTACTTTTCTCTGCCCAATGGCACAGCCCTTCTGCAGCAGCTAGACACAATAGACAATGCAGCCTGTGGCTGGATCCAGTTCATGTCCAAG GTGAGTGTGGACATCTTCAAGGGGTTTCCTGATGAGGAGAGCATCGTGAACTACACTCTCAATCAGGCCTACCAGGACAATGTTACAGTATTTGCCA GCGTGATTTTCCAGACACGGAAGGATGGTTCCCTCCCCCCACATGTCCATTACAAGATTCGCCAGAACTCAAGCTTCACCGAGAAAACCAACGAGATCCGTCGTGCTTACTGGCGTCCAGGGCCCAACACTGGTGGCCGCTTCTACTTCCTCTACGGCTTCGTCTGGATCCAGG ACATGATAGAACGTGCCATCATCAACACGTTTGTGGGGCACGACGTGGTCGAACCCGGCAACTACGTGCAGATGTTCCCGTACCCCTGCTACACCCGTGACGA CTTCCTGTTTGTCATTGAGCACATGATGCCACTGTGCATGGTGATCTCCTGGGTTTACTCTGTGGCCATGACCATACAGCACATCGTGGCGGAGAAAGAGCATCGGCTAAAGGAG GTGATGAAGACGATGGGCCTGAACAACGCCGTGCACTGGGTGGCCTGGTTCATCACGGGCTTTGTGCAGCTGTCCATCTCCGTGACAGCCCTGACCGCCATCCTCAAGTATGGCCAGGTCCTCATGCACAGCCACGTGCTCATCATATGGCTCTTCCTTGCTGTCTATGCTGTGGCCACTATCATGTTCTG CTTCCTGGTGTCTGTGCTGTACTCTAAGGCCAAGTTGGCCTCGGCCTGCGGCGGCATCATCTACTTCCTGAGCTACGTTCCCTACATGTATGTAGCAATCCGTGAGGAAGTAGCCCACGATAAGATCACTGCCTTCGAGAAGTGCATTGCG tccctgatgTCCACAACAGCCTTCGGCCTGGGTTCCAAGTACTTTGCTCTGTATGAAGTGGCAGGTGTGGGCATCCAGTGGCACACGTTCAGCCAgtccccagtggaaggggatgacTTCAACCTGCTCCTTGCTGTCACCATGCTGATGGTGGACACAGTGGTCTATGGCGTACTCACTTGGTACATTGAGGCTGTGCACCCAG GTATGTATGGGCTGCCCCGGCCCTGGTACTTCCCACTACAGAAGTCCTATTGGCTGGGCAGTGGGCGGACAGAGACCTGGGAGTGGAGCTGGCCATGGGCACACGCACCACGCCTCAGCGTTATGGAGGAGGACCAGGCCTGTGCCATGGAGAGCCGGCACTTCG AGGAGACTCGCGGTATGGAGGAGGAGCCCACCCACCTGCCTTTGGTCGTCTGCGTGGACAAGCTCACCAAGGTCTATAAAAATGACAAGAAGCTGGCCTTAAACAAACTGAGCCTCAATCTCTACGAGAACCAGGTGGTCTCTTTCCTAGGCCATAACGGGGCTGGCAAGACCACTACCAT GTCTATCCTGACTGGACTGTTCCCACCCACGTCGGGCTCAGCCACTATCTATGGCCACGACATCCGCACAGAGATGGATGAGATCCGTAAGAACCTGGGCATGTGCCCACAGCACAACGTGCTCTTTGACCAGCTCACTGTGGAGGAACACCTCTGGTTCTACTCACGCCTCAAAAGCATGGCACAAGAGGAGATCCGCAAAGAGATGGACAA GATGATCGAGGACCTGGAGCTCTCCAACAAGCGCCACTCGCTGGTACAGACGCTGTCTGGAGGCATGAAGCGCAAGCTTTCAGTAGCCATTGCCTTCGTGGGTGGCTCTAGAGCCATTATCTTAGATGAGCCCACAGCTGGCGTGGACCCCTATGCTCGACGTGCCATCTGGGACCTCATTCTGAAGTACAAGCCGG GTCGCACTATCCTCCTGTCCACCCATCACATGGATGAGGCCGACCTGCTGGGGGACCGCATTGCCATCATCTCCCATGGGAAGCTCAAATGCTGCggctctcccctcttcctcaagGGTGCCTACGGCGATGGCTACCGCCTCACACTGGTCAAGCGGCCTGCGGAGCCTGGCACCTCCCAAG agCCAGGGATGGCTTCCAGCCCCTCAGGTCGTCCTCAGCTGAGCAACTGCTCAGAGATGCAAGTGTCCCAGTTCATCCGCAAGCATGTGGCTTCCTCCCTGCTGGTGTCAGACACGAGCACCGAGCTCTCCTACATCCTGCCCAGCGAGGCTGTCAAGAAAGGGGCCTTCGAGCGCCTCTTTCAG CAATTGGAGCACAGCCTGGACGCACTGCATCTGAGCAGTTTTGGGCTGATGGACACAACCCTGGAGGAGGTGTTCCTCAAGGTGTCTGAAGAAGACCAGTCACTGGAGAATAGTGAGGCCG ATGTGAAGGAGTCCCGGAAGGATGCACTGCCTGGGGCAGAGGGCCTGACGGCTGTGGAGAGTCAAGCAGGCAACCTGGCTCGGTGCTCAGAGCTGGCACAGTCCCAGGCTTCACTGCAGTCTGCATCTTCTGTGGGCTCCGCCCGTGGGGATGAGGGTGCTGGCTACACCGACGGCTACGGTGACTACCGTCCCCTCTTTGACAACTTGCAGGACCCAGACAGTGTCAGCTTACAAG AGGCTGAAATGGAGGCCCTGGCTCGGGTAGGCCAGGGCAGCCGCAAGCTAGAGGGCTGGTGGCTGAAGATGCGGCAGTTCCATGGGCTCCTGGTGAAGCGCTTCCACTGTGCTCGCCGGAACTCCAAAGCGCTCTGCTCCCAGATTCTGCTGCCTGCCTTCTTCGTCTGTGTGGCCATGACTGTGGCATTGTCTGTCCCTGAGATCG gtGACCTGCCTCCACTGGTCCTGTCGCCTTCTCAGTACCACAACTATACCCAGCCCCGTGGCAACTTTATCCCCTATGCCAATGAGGAACGCCGCGAGTACCG ATTACGGCTGTCACCTGATGCCAGCCCCCAGCAGTTGGTGAGCACATTCCGGCTGCCCTCTGGTGTGGGTGCCACTTGTGTGCTCAAGTCTCCAGCCAACGGCTCCCTGGGGCCCATGCTGAACTTGAGCAGTGGAGAGTCCCGCCTGCTGGCCGCACGGTTCTTCGACAGTATGTGCCTGGAGTCCTTCACACAGGGGCTGCCACTGTCCAACTTCGTGCCACCCCCACCCTCGCCCGCCCCTTCCGACTCACCCCTGTCCCCGGATGAGGATTCACTGCTAGCCTGGAATACGTCCCTGCCCCCTACTGCTGGACCAG AGACGTGGACGTGGGCGCCTTCTCTGCCACGCCTGGTTCACGAGCCGGTCCGCTGTACCTGCTCTGCACAGGGCACGGGCTTCTCGTGCCCCAGCAGTGTGGGTGGGCACCCACCCCAGATGAGAGTGGTCACGGGGGACATCCTGACTGACATCACCGGCCACAATGTTTCCGAGTACCTGCTCTTCACCTCTGACCGTTTCCGACTGCACCG CTATGGAGCCATCACCTTTGGTAATATCCAGAAGTCCATCCCAGCACCCATTGGTACCCGGACCCCTCTCATGGTCCGGAAGATTGCAGTGCGGAGGGTGGCCCAG GTGCTCTACAACAACAAGGGCTACCACAGCATGCCCACCTACCTCAACAGCCTCAACAATGCCATTCTGCGTGCAAACCTACCCAAAAGCAAGGGCAATCCAGCAGCCTACG GTATCACCGTCACCAACCACCCCATGAACAAGACCAGTGCTAGCCTCTCCCTGGATTACCT ACTGCAGGGCACAGACGTGGTCATCGCCATCTTCATCATTGTGGCCATGTCCTTCGTGCCGGCCAGCTTCGTGGTCTTCCTTGTGGCCGAGAAATCCACCAAGGCCAAACACCTGCAGTTCGTCAGCGGGTGCAACCCTGTCATCTACTGGCTAGCCAACTACGTGTGGGACATG CTCAATTACCTGGTCCCGGCCACCTGCTGCATCATCATCCTCTTCGTGTTTGACTTGCCGGCCTACACGTCACCCACCAACTTCCCCGCGGTGCTCTCCTTGTTCCTGCTCTATGG ATGGTCCATCACACCCATCATGTACCCGGCCTCCTTCTGGTTTGAGGTCCCTAGCTCAGCCTACGTGTTCCTCATCGTCATCAACCTCTTCATTGGCATCACGGCCACAGTGGCCACCTTCCTTCTGCAGCTCTTTGAGCATGACAAG GATCTGAAGGTTGTCAACAGTTACCTGAAaagctgcttcctcatcttccccaactacaacCTGGGCCACGGACTCATGGAGATGGCCTACAACGAATACATCAACGAATACTATGCCAAGATCG GCCAGTTTGACAAGATGAAGTCCCCGTTTGAGTGGGACATTGTCACACGTGGACTGGTGGCCATGACAGTCGAGGGCTTCGTGGGATTCTTTCTCACCATCATGTGTCAATATAACTTCCTACGGCAGCCACA GCGTCTGCCTGTGTCTACTAAACCTGTGGAAGACGATGTAGACGTGGCCAGTGAGCGGCAAAGAGTGCTCCGTGGCGATGCTGACAATGACATGGTCAAGATCGAGAACCTGACTAAG GTGTACAAGTCTCGGAAGATCGGCCGCATCCTGGCAGTGGACCGCCTTTGCCTGGGTGTGCGCCCCGGAGAGTGCTTTGGGCTCCTCGGGGTCAATGGTGCCGGGAAGACCAGCACCTTCAAGATGTTGACTGGAGATGAGAGCACAACAGGGGGCGAGGCCTTTGTCAATGGACACAG TGTGCTCAAGGACCTGCTCCAGGTTCAGCAGAGCCTTGGCTACTGCCCACAGTTCGACGCCCTGTTCGATGAGCTCACGGCTCGCGAACACCTGCAGCTGTATACTCGGCTTCGAGGCATCCCCTGGAAGGATGAGGCGCAG GTGGTGAGGTGGGCCCTGGAGAAGCTGGAGCTGACGAAGTGTGCAGACAAGCCAGCCGGTAGCTACAGTGGGGGCAACAAACGGAAACTTTCCACAGCCATCGCTCTCATTGGGTACCCTGCCTTCATCTTTCTA GACGAGCCCACCACTGGCATGGACCCTAAGGCCCGGCGCTTCCTGTGGAACCTCATTCTGGACCTCATCAAGACAGGACGTTCAGTGGTGCTGACCTCACACag CATGGAGGAATGCGAGGCTGTGTGCACACGGCTGGCCATCATGGTGAATGGACGGCTGCGCTGCCTGGGGAGTATCCAGCACCTCAAGAACAG GTTTGGGGACGGCTACATGATCACTGTAAGGACCAAAAGCAGCCAGAACGTGAAGGATGTGGTGCGGTTCTTCAACCGGAACTTCCCAGAGGCCATGCTCAAG GAACGCCACCATACGAAGGTGCAGTATCAGCTCAAGTCGGAGCACATCTCGCTGGCTCAGGTGTTCAGCAAGATGGAGCACGTGGTCGGTGTACTGGGCATCGAGGACTACTCAGTCAGCCAGACCACTCTGGATAAC GTGTTTGTGAACTTCGCCAAGAAGCAAAGTGACAATGTGGAGCAGCAAGAGGCTGAGCCATCCACCTTGCCGTCCCCCCTTGGACTACTTAGCCTGCTGCGGCCCCGCCCTGCACCCACAGAGCTCCGGGCACTGGTGGCCGATGAGCCTGAGGACCTGGACACGGAGGACGAGGGCCTCATCAGCTTCGAGGAAGAGCGG GCCCAGCTCTCCTTCAACACCGATACGCTCTGCTGA